The Enterococcus sp. 7F3_DIV0205 genome has a window encoding:
- a CDS encoding aspartate kinase, with amino-acid sequence MKVIKFGGSSLASAAQLEKVLHIVKEDASRKFVVVSAPGKRSSDDIKVTDLLITYYNAYLNNENTTDIIGKIVGRYEAILDELTLDKDVLSNIQQAIQTLATLPKEDNPHLFDAFLASGEDNNAKLVASFFQQRGLNARYKNPKDLGIIVSDEPGNARILPSSSSKINQFKETEEILVIPGFFGFTEAGDICTFSRGGSDITGSIVAAGVEADLYENFTDVNGIFVAHPGIVHEPKTIKELTYREMRELAYAGFAVLHDEALMPAYRANIPVVIKNTNNPEHPGTLITTSRTIKHDPVVGIASDQGFASIYISKYLMNRELGFGRRLLQILEELGLSYEHMPSGIDDISIILRERQLTIDIEEELMKRLEDELEPDELRITHGLSMLMVVGEGMRQRIGVMADSTAALAFNKINLEMINQGSSEVSIMFGIREDQEKKAIQALYQTFFER; translated from the coding sequence GTGAAAGTCATAAAATTTGGAGGCAGTTCATTAGCATCTGCTGCGCAGTTAGAGAAAGTTTTACACATCGTAAAAGAAGACGCTTCACGAAAGTTTGTTGTTGTTTCAGCTCCTGGTAAGCGTTCATCAGATGATATTAAAGTCACGGATTTACTTATCACATACTATAATGCTTATTTAAATAATGAAAATACAACTGATATCATCGGAAAAATCGTTGGTCGCTATGAAGCAATTTTGGATGAATTAACGCTTGATAAAGACGTTTTAAGCAATATCCAACAAGCCATTCAAACGCTAGCAACTTTACCCAAAGAAGACAACCCTCATCTTTTTGATGCGTTTTTAGCTAGTGGTGAAGACAACAATGCTAAGCTAGTTGCTTCTTTTTTCCAGCAACGCGGCTTGAATGCTCGTTACAAAAATCCAAAAGATCTTGGGATCATTGTGTCTGATGAACCTGGTAATGCGCGTATTCTGCCTTCTTCTTCAAGTAAAATCAACCAGTTTAAAGAAACAGAAGAAATTTTAGTCATCCCTGGCTTTTTCGGTTTCACAGAAGCTGGAGATATTTGTACATTTTCAAGAGGTGGTTCAGACATAACAGGATCGATCGTTGCCGCAGGTGTGGAAGCTGATCTTTATGAAAACTTTACAGATGTTAATGGTATTTTTGTTGCCCACCCAGGGATTGTTCACGAACCAAAAACAATCAAAGAACTAACTTATCGGGAAATGCGTGAATTAGCGTATGCTGGTTTTGCAGTGCTTCATGATGAAGCATTGATGCCTGCCTACCGCGCCAATATTCCAGTGGTTATCAAGAATACGAATAATCCTGAACATCCGGGCACTTTGATCACAACTTCTAGAACGATAAAGCACGATCCAGTTGTTGGAATTGCAAGTGACCAAGGATTTGCCAGCATTTATATCAGCAAGTATTTAATGAATAGAGAGCTAGGATTTGGTCGGCGTTTATTGCAAATTTTGGAGGAATTAGGGCTTAGTTATGAACATATGCCTTCTGGGATCGATGATATTTCGATTATTTTACGAGAGCGTCAATTAACGATCGACATTGAAGAGGAACTGATGAAACGTCTAGAAGATGAACTTGAACCTGACGAATTGCGAATTACACATGGCTTGTCGATGTTGATGGTCGTAGGTGAAGGAATGCGTCAGAGAATCGGTGTAATGGCGGATAGTACAGCGGCTTTGGCTTTTAATAAAATCAACTTGGAGATGATCAACCAAGGTTCTTCTGAGGTTAGTATTATGTTTGGAATACGTGAGGATCAAGAGAAAAAAGCGATTCAAGCGTTGTATCAAACTTTTTTTGAACGTTAA
- the ezrA gene encoding septation ring formation regulator EzrA, with amino-acid sequence MKNNLIIIVVLAIIIIAAVLYLVGYFMRKKNQMKLDDLEKRKEELFDLPVIEEVDDVKKMHMVGQSQNTFREWNQRWTEISTRSFAELESQIFEVENLNETFRFMKAKKAVAEADQTMTEMESEVEIIRNGLKELRESEERNSLEVQKALDVYEEISKLLHDEKSEFGSAYPELQKQIKNIEIEFTQFVTLNTSGDPIEAREVLENAERHTYELDDVMKRIPPLYDELNRTFPDQLKEIEDGYKRLLADHYVFPEKNFEDELRRVQKRVKNSTVDLEKTEVDAVEVANRDTANAIDALYEIMEREINAKKYVMTNHKVVGDYIAHALKNNRQLMIELDHTSQSYTLNHNELGRSRGFQTEIEELIRRYEDFEPKLKEHTIPFSEVQAFFKDCYKILDDIENQQVEIDDSLKDLRKGEKVAQEKVDQYDFRLRNIKRYVEKQRLPGLPADYLEFFFVATDRIEELSKALNRIRINMEEIKKLSDLCNEDLELLDKKTNDLVNSAALTEQMMQYANRYRHTHEAIRVAMENSLELFSKEYRYQDALDEIGTALERVEPGAFRRIEDFYFNNLDAI; translated from the coding sequence ATGAAGAATAATCTGATCATTATCGTAGTTTTAGCTATAATAATCATCGCAGCAGTTTTGTATTTAGTTGGTTATTTTATGAGAAAGAAAAATCAAATGAAACTCGATGATCTGGAAAAGAGGAAAGAAGAACTGTTCGACTTGCCGGTGATCGAAGAGGTCGATGATGTCAAGAAGATGCACATGGTCGGGCAAAGTCAAAACACGTTTAGAGAATGGAATCAGCGTTGGACCGAGATTTCTACTCGTTCTTTTGCAGAGCTAGAAAGTCAGATTTTTGAAGTAGAGAATTTAAATGAAACCTTCCGTTTTATGAAAGCGAAAAAAGCAGTTGCTGAAGCTGATCAGACGATGACTGAGATGGAATCAGAAGTTGAGATCATCCGTAATGGTCTGAAAGAACTGCGTGAAAGTGAAGAACGTAATTCACTTGAAGTTCAAAAAGCGTTAGATGTTTACGAAGAGATCAGTAAATTACTTCATGATGAAAAATCAGAATTTGGTTCTGCTTATCCTGAATTACAAAAACAAATCAAAAATATCGAAATCGAATTTACTCAGTTTGTAACATTGAATACATCAGGAGATCCGATCGAAGCTCGTGAAGTTTTAGAAAATGCTGAACGTCACACATATGAGTTAGATGATGTGATGAAACGGATCCCACCGCTTTATGACGAATTAAATCGGACTTTCCCAGATCAATTAAAAGAGATCGAAGATGGCTACAAACGTCTACTTGCGGATCATTATGTGTTCCCAGAAAAGAATTTTGAAGATGAATTAAGACGTGTTCAAAAACGTGTTAAAAATTCAACAGTCGATTTAGAGAAGACAGAAGTGGATGCAGTTGAAGTAGCTAATCGTGATACAGCTAATGCAATCGATGCATTATATGAAATCATGGAACGTGAGATCAATGCTAAGAAATATGTAATGACCAACCATAAAGTGGTCGGAGATTATATTGCTCATGCATTGAAAAATAATCGTCAATTGATGATTGAATTAGATCATACATCTCAAAGTTATACGTTGAATCATAATGAGTTAGGACGTTCAAGAGGCTTCCAAACAGAAATCGAAGAACTGATCCGCCGCTATGAAGATTTCGAACCAAAATTAAAAGAGCATACGATTCCTTTTTCAGAAGTTCAAGCATTCTTTAAAGATTGCTATAAAATCCTAGATGACATCGAAAATCAACAAGTAGAAATCGATGATTCATTGAAAGATTTACGTAAAGGTGAAAAAGTTGCTCAAGAAAAAGTCGATCAATATGATTTCCGTTTACGCAACATCAAACGTTATGTTGAAAAACAACGTTTACCTGGATTACCAGCTGATTACTTGGAATTCTTCTTCGTAGCAACCGATCGTATTGAAGAGCTAAGCAAGGCTTTAAATAGAATTCGCATCAACATGGAAGAAATCAAAAAACTTTCTGATCTTTGTAATGAAGACTTGGAATTACTAGATAAGAAAACAAACGATTTAGTTAACTCTGCTGCATTGACAGAACAAATGATGCAATATGCAAATCGTTACCGTCATACACATGAAGCAATTCGCGTAGCGATGGAAAATAGTTTAGAACTATTCTCGAAAGAATACAGATATCAAGATGCTCTAGATGAAATTGGGACAGCATTAGAAAGAGTAGAACCAGGAGCATTTAGAAGAATCGAAGATTTCTATTTCAATAATCTTGATGCGATTTAA
- a CDS encoding HAD family hydrolase: protein MTQRYEGIIFDMDGVLVDSEEFYYQRRKAFLKEYDLTIEQIPIALFIGADMRSLWETILEVNDTIYDEAFLSEKYHQYKEKHPIDYTDLIDPDAKRVLQFFKRKGYKIALASSSKMDVIQEVLKVGQLASYFDVIVSGTQFKQSKPAPEIYEYTAQELGLKPEVCLAIEDSEKGIRSAHDAGASVWALKDKRFGMNQQLADVQLETLSDVCKKLQMTEKVG from the coding sequence ATGACGCAAAGATATGAAGGAATTATTTTCGATATGGACGGCGTATTGGTCGATAGTGAAGAGTTTTATTATCAACGTAGAAAAGCATTTTTAAAAGAATATGATTTAACGATTGAGCAGATTCCGATCGCATTATTTATTGGAGCAGATATGCGGAGTTTATGGGAGACGATTCTTGAAGTTAATGATACAATCTATGATGAAGCTTTCTTAAGTGAAAAATATCATCAATATAAAGAGAAACATCCGATTGATTACACAGACTTGATCGATCCAGATGCGAAACGAGTCTTGCAGTTTTTTAAAAGAAAAGGCTATAAAATTGCTTTGGCCTCTTCTTCAAAGATGGATGTGATTCAAGAAGTATTGAAAGTGGGGCAATTGGCTAGCTATTTTGATGTGATCGTAAGTGGCACACAATTTAAACAGAGTAAGCCGGCACCCGAGATTTATGAGTATACAGCACAAGAGTTAGGTCTGAAACCTGAAGTCTGTCTGGCAATCGAAGATTCTGAAAAAGGGATTCGCTCAGCTCATGATGCTGGTGCAAGCGTCTGGGCCTTGAAAGATAAACGGTTTGGCATGAATCAGCAATTAGCGGATGTCCAGTTGGAGACGTTGAGTGATGTGTGCAAAAAGTTGCAAATGACTGAGAAAGTCGGTTAA